TAAAACCCACTCCTCTTCTGAAGGTTCCAGGACAGAAGCATAGATGTGCCAGAGCCTGAGGGCCCCATGCAGGCCCAGCCTACCACCCTCTCTGGGCCAAAAGCACCTTTTTCTGTTAAAAGCAACAAAGCTTAAACCAATCTGAGCCAGTGCTCAGCAGCTGCAGAGTGATCCCAGCCCTAAAGTTACCTCTTCCTTGTTCTTTGACATGCAATAATGGATAAACCCTCTCACCCCCAAGCCCCAGCAAGGCACAGGTTGTCTGAGCTCTTCCACCGTGGTGTATTGTTACCAAAACCCGGTCAATGAAGAACTCCCTAACACTCAGTTTATTCAGTGCCAGTGCACGGGGGATCGTTCCTCCTAACATGTACACTGAGAGACAAAGGCACATTCATTAtagacattaaaataaataaatattcatgtaatttctgagaagtacctGCCTCTTTCTAGGAAatatgcatatgttaatacatggTGCAAGCATACTAAaattggggaagggtctctggtGGTTGTTTTGAGGCAAAGACCTTAACTCAGTTTCCCCATATATCACAGAaccatccaggttggaaaagaccttgaagatcctccagtccaaccatgaacctcacactgaccgttctcaactccaccagatccctcagtgctcggtcaacctgactcttcaacccctccagggatggggactccccccctgccctgggcagcccattccaacgcccaacaaccccttctgcaaagaaatacttcctaagagccagtctaaccctgccctggcgcagcttgaggccattccctcttgtcctggcacttgttccttgggtcaagagactcatcccccctctctgcaccctcctttcagggagttgtagagggcgatgaggtctcccctcagcctcctcttctccagactaaccccccccagttccctcagccgctccccatcagacctgtgctccagaccctgcaccagcttcgttgcccttctctggacacgctcgagtcattcaatggcctttttggagtgaggggcccaaaactgaacccagtaattgaggtgtggccccaccagtgctgagtacaggggtaaggtaTGGTAACTCCCAGTTTAGATTGCTCTTTGGCGTGCAGCCTCACTTATCTTGTTTATACAGAGAGGAcctgttatggtttggtttggtcCTTGAAACACAGACTGACTTGTCTGTTTGGCATGCAGACTCCCTTACCTTGTCCTTACAAAGTTTATACAATTATACAAAGAGGCTTGTTGTTTGTATACTAAATTGTTTAAGTTTTTGGTATCAGTATAACACCCAACATCCACACCCTCAGCTGTGGGGGTCTCACCCCACAGAGAAGCAGTTCCCACAGGACAGGTTTGTGCTGAGTGGGACTGCGATCCCCACCATCACCATCACGCTCCCGCTGCCACCTTCTGTGTCTTGGTGCTGGGGACTGTCCAGGCAGAAACGGGGATGGGTTTAGTGCTCTCAGGCACAGGGCAATGCTGTCACCAGCTCTGCATGCTGACAGTGTCCACCGAGAAGCTGAGCTGTCAGCAGCAGGcttggcttttgttttattttatcttctcacTGAACTTTGTGGTCTGGTCTCATCCCAGTGTGGTATGCAAGAGAAAGTTCTTTATCTGATAACCTCAGCATTGCTCTGACCACACAGCGTACAAAAGAACAACGCTGTCCTCTGGTGCTGCAggacacacaaaaataaataacaacacGCAGGCAGGAAGACAAACTCTGCTGTTTATTGCTGGAGGGAATCAACCACAATCAAGGCAAACCCCCTTACGGTGCATTTCCCACCAGCCAGGGCAGCGGCGGCTCCTGCCCGCAGCAGCTTTGCAGGGCACAGCAAGGCGGCGGCATCTGCAACGGGACAGGAGAGGAGGGTCAGGGAGCAGGGCCGTGCCTTGCCGCACCAtctgcgtgcgtgtgtgtgtcccagtCCTGTCTCGTGGCTGGACCCAGGTGGTGGGCCCTGAGCAGATCCCCTGTCCTGCAAGAGGTTCCCAGCGACATTTTGCTGCAGGACAGGTCACCCTTTCACCTGGCCATTGCTGTTTCGGCACCGCAGCAACCCTGTGTCTTTAGTCAGGCACTGGGGGAAAGGGAGACTCTGGGAACCCACTCAGCTCTGTGCGGCAGTGATTTATAAACCAGCATGCCCAGTTTACCAGAATATGCCCAGCTCCTTCCTCCGCTTGATGTCTCTCTTCAGCTGGCAGAGCGCACACATGGGGCAGCACGCAGCGGAGATGAAGTCACCCAGAATGGAGCCCTGCCAAGCACAGGACGTTGTATGAATAACCCCTTCCCACGTCAGCTTTTTAAGTCTTCCACTTCTTCACTGTCAACGCCCCTGGGCAGCTCACCCCTGGCCCCCCAGCACATTGCTGCTCATGCCCAGCAAGGACTGGGATGAGGCGGTGTGCGGCTGGATTACCTCTGCCTCACAGCAGGGACGCAGATGTGTCCCTGGCAACTCCCCGGTGTTGTTCTTCCTCTTGGGcacccctttctccttccctgacccacaccccagcacccagcgGAGCGGGCCCCGGCATTGGTCACTGACCGGAATGTTGTATCTGGTGCGGTAAAGCGTCCTCATGGCCACGCTGGGGCCGCACAGGCAGAACTCGTCCATGGCCCCGGCCACTTGGCACCCCAGGCAGCTGAAGCAGAAGGCTCCGCAAATACCTGTGGGACACCGAGACACATGCTTGGCTGAGGGgtgcaaagaaagaagaaagtgggGAACGCTGGCTGGGGATGCGGAGCCATGGCTCTTGACCTCATATGAGAGCTGCTCCACCACTGGTGCCCACAAAAGTGGGGTTTGCAGCAGGAGCGATGAAGCAGAAGGAGCggggaaaacagcagaaacacagcGTGAGCCAGCACCAGGAACAAGTGGTACGT
The sequence above is drawn from the Strix aluco isolate bStrAlu1 chromosome 4, bStrAlu1.hap1, whole genome shotgun sequence genome and encodes:
- the LOC141922380 gene encoding placenta-specific gene 8 protein-like, with the translated sequence MASHHVITVQPQFSAAPRAGEWQSGLLDCFSDFGVCICGAFCFSCLGCQVAGAMDEFCLCGPSVAMRTLYRTRYNIPGSILGDFISAACCPMCALCQLKRDIKRRKELGIFW